The following coding sequences are from one Lycium ferocissimum isolate CSIRO_LF1 chromosome 3, AGI_CSIRO_Lferr_CH_V1, whole genome shotgun sequence window:
- the LOC132049968 gene encoding ATP-dependent Clp protease proteolytic subunit 6, chloroplastic isoform X1 produces MVTSAITGTSVITNVSLRHQTSSSSLFSSRSLRKHIVSVLRSPYSDSSAIGFSSKNLRTPLKLNEHESDALTNSSCCFEIHGNSYGVIEAKKGGNPPVMPAVMTPGGPLDLSTVLFRNRIIFIGQPINSAVAQRVISQLVTLATIDENTDILIYLNCPGGSTYSVLAIYDCMSWIKPKVGTVCFGVAASQGALLLAGGEKGMRYAMPNARIMIHQPQSGCGGHVEDVRRQVNEAVQSRQKIDRMYTAFTGQPIEKVQQYTERDRFLSVSEAMEFGLIDGVLETEY; encoded by the exons ATGGTGACGTCAGCCATTACCGGAACTTCAGTTATAACAAACGTCTCTTTACGGCACCAAacctcttcttcctctcttttttcaTCTAG AAGTTTAAGGAAACATATAGTTTCTGTTCTCAGAAGTCCATATTCTGATTCATCAGCTATTG GATTTTCAAGCAAGAATCTGAGGACCCCATTAAAGCTCAATGAGCACGAATCCGATGCTCTTACCAATTCAAG CTGCTGTTTTGAAATTCATGGGAACAGCTATGGTGTGATCGAAGCAAAAAAGGGGGGCAATCCACCTGTCATGCCCGCCGTGATGACGCCAGGGGGCCCGTTGGACCTTTCTACAGTGTTATTCAGGAATCGAATTATCTTCATTGGACAACCAATCAACTCCGCAGTTGCTCAGAGAGTTATATCACAACTTGTCACCCTTGCAACTATAGATGAAAACACAGATATTTTG ATCTATCTCAACTGTCCTGGTGGAAGCACGTACTCTGTCTTGGCAATATATGACTGCATGTCATGG ATAAAGCCTAAGGTTGGGACAGTATGTTTTGGAGTTGCTGCAAGCCAAGGAGCACTTCTTCTTGCCGGTGGAGAAAAGGGCATGAGGTATGCTATGCCAAATGCACGTATAATGATTCATCAACCTCAAAGTGGTTGTGGA GGTCACGTGGAGGATGTGCGGCGCCAAGTGAACGAAGCGGTTCAATCTCGCCAG AAAATCGACAGGATGTACACTGCCTTCACTGGCCAACCAATTGAGAAGGTGCAACAGTACACTGAAAGGGATCGTTTTCTGTCCGTCTCTGAG GCTATGGAGTTTGGTCTCATTGATGGGGTACTAGAAACAGAATACTAG
- the LOC132049968 gene encoding ATP-dependent Clp protease proteolytic subunit 6, chloroplastic isoform X2 — MVTSAITGTSVITNVSLRHQTSSSSLFSSRSLRKHIVSVLRSPYSDSSAIGFSSKNLRTPLKLNEHESDALTNSSYGVIEAKKGGNPPVMPAVMTPGGPLDLSTVLFRNRIIFIGQPINSAVAQRVISQLVTLATIDENTDILIYLNCPGGSTYSVLAIYDCMSWIKPKVGTVCFGVAASQGALLLAGGEKGMRYAMPNARIMIHQPQSGCGGHVEDVRRQVNEAVQSRQKIDRMYTAFTGQPIEKVQQYTERDRFLSVSEAMEFGLIDGVLETEY; from the exons ATGGTGACGTCAGCCATTACCGGAACTTCAGTTATAACAAACGTCTCTTTACGGCACCAAacctcttcttcctctcttttttcaTCTAG AAGTTTAAGGAAACATATAGTTTCTGTTCTCAGAAGTCCATATTCTGATTCATCAGCTATTG GATTTTCAAGCAAGAATCTGAGGACCCCATTAAAGCTCAATGAGCACGAATCCGATGCTCTTACCAATTCAAG CTATGGTGTGATCGAAGCAAAAAAGGGGGGCAATCCACCTGTCATGCCCGCCGTGATGACGCCAGGGGGCCCGTTGGACCTTTCTACAGTGTTATTCAGGAATCGAATTATCTTCATTGGACAACCAATCAACTCCGCAGTTGCTCAGAGAGTTATATCACAACTTGTCACCCTTGCAACTATAGATGAAAACACAGATATTTTG ATCTATCTCAACTGTCCTGGTGGAAGCACGTACTCTGTCTTGGCAATATATGACTGCATGTCATGG ATAAAGCCTAAGGTTGGGACAGTATGTTTTGGAGTTGCTGCAAGCCAAGGAGCACTTCTTCTTGCCGGTGGAGAAAAGGGCATGAGGTATGCTATGCCAAATGCACGTATAATGATTCATCAACCTCAAAGTGGTTGTGGA GGTCACGTGGAGGATGTGCGGCGCCAAGTGAACGAAGCGGTTCAATCTCGCCAG AAAATCGACAGGATGTACACTGCCTTCACTGGCCAACCAATTGAGAAGGTGCAACAGTACACTGAAAGGGATCGTTTTCTGTCCGTCTCTGAG GCTATGGAGTTTGGTCTCATTGATGGGGTACTAGAAACAGAATACTAG